CAGCCGATGCCGACGAGCGAGAACGGCTCGGTGCCCGTGGCCGGCAGCTCCCTCTCGTTGGACCCGCCCTTGGCGAGCTCGAACGTCCGGACCTTCGCCGGGCGCTTCTCGGGACCGGAAGGGCCACGGTCCTCGGGCGGATTGGCTATGGCGACGGTAACGACGCCGGCCCCGCCCAGGACGACAGCGCCCAGGGTCAGCCACACCCGGCGCTTCATGCTCAGTGTTCGGTACGCATGCGACGTACGCGGGCTCAAATGCCCCACCCCTCTGGAAGTTCACTTGCGGCGCACCCGTCACATGGGTGTCCTGCTGTACCCAGCGCATCCCATCTGCGAAACGTCACAGGGCCACGGATCCGGAGTCACCCGGGGCGCGCTCTCCGACACGGGTCTTGGCACCGATCCCTCACGGGGAACCGGTACTCCTTCAGCGGAGGCAACCCCACCGGCCTCATCGGGACACTTCGAGGCGACCGCTCCGGCCACGGGGCCGCTCCACGTGCTGCGGGGAAATCCGAGCGCGGCCCGTCAGCGGCACCGGCGGGCGTTGAGCCGGGCGGCCTGGCGCGTCAGGTGGTCGCGCTCGGCGAGGTTGGGTGCCTTTTGGGCCGCCTCGGCGTACAGCCGTGCCGCCGTCGCCAGGTCGCCGTCGCGCTCGTGGAGGTACGCCGCCACCGCGGCGTGGCGGGGCAGTGAGTCGTCCAGCGCCATGAGCGCCGCCAGGCCGGCGCGCGGTCCGTCGGCCTCGCCGACGGCCACCGCGCGGTTGAGCCGGACGACCGGGCTGTCGGTCAGGCGCGCGAGCTCGTCGTACCACTCGACGATCTGCACCCAGTCGGTCTCCTCGGCGGTGGGCGCGTCAGCGTGGAGTGCCGCGATGGCGGCCTGGGCCTGGAACTCGCCCAGCCGGTCGCGGGCGAGGGCCGCCTGCAGGATCTCGACGCCCTCGGCGATCGACTCGGTGTCCCACCGGCCGCGGTCCTGCTCGGCGAGCGGCACCAGACTGCCGTCGGGCGCGGTCCGGGCGGCGCGCCGGGCGTGGTGGAGCAGCATGAGGGCGAGCAGCCCCGCCACCTCGGGGTGGTCGATCGCGGCCGTGAGCTGCCTGGTGAGCCGGATGGCCTCGGCGGCGAGGTCGACGTCGCCGGAGTAGCCCTCGTTGAAGACCAAGTAGAGGACGCGCAGCACGGTGGCGACGTCGCCGGGCTGGTCGAACCGTACGCCGGAGACGGTGCGCTTGGCCCGGCTGATGCGCTGCGCCATGGTCGCCTCGGGCACCAGGTAGGCCTGGGCGATCTGGCGGGTGGTCAGCCCGCCGACGGCGCGCAGCGTGAGCGCGACCGCGGACGACGGCGTCAGCGACGGGTGGGCGCACAGGAAGTAGAGCTGAAGCGTGTCCTCCACCGCGGGCGCGGGCCCGGGCGCCGGCTCCTCGTCGACGAGGTCCTCACGCCGGCGGCGCGCGGCGTCCGCCCGGGTCGCGTCGAGGAACCGGCGCCAGGCCACGGTGACCAGCCAGCCCTTCGGGTCCCGCGGCGGGTCGGCCGGCCAGACGCGGACCGCCTCGACCAGCGCGTCCTGCACGGCGTCCTCGGCCGCCGCGAAGTCGGCTCCGCGGCGGACGAGGATCCCGAGCACGCTCGGCGTGAGGCTCCGGAGCAGGACCTCGTTCACCTCTGAGGTCACTCCGTGATGGTGGGCGGCGCGGCCAGGAACGGGCGCAGCTCCAGCCACTCGTGGATCGGCTTCCCGCCCGCCCCAGGGGCGGCCGACAGTTCCCCGGCCAGCTCGACGGCGCGCTCGTAGCTGTCGACGTCGATCACCATCCAGCCGGCGATGAGGTCCTTGGTCTCGGCGAACGGTCCGTCGGTGACCGGCGGGCGACCCTCGCCGTCGTACCGGACGAACGTCCCCTCGGGGGCGAGCGCCTGACCGTCGACGAACTCGCCGGTCCCCTCTAGCCGGGCCGCGAAGTCGTGCATGTACTGCATGTGCGCCGAGATCTCCTCCGGCGTCCACTGGTCCATGGGCACGTCGTTGACGCAAGCCGGGGCGCCGCGGTAGTGCTTGAGCAGCAAATACTTGGCCATGGTGTTTCTCCTCGGTGCTGGTGCGACCCATTGTGGTCGCGTTCACTACGGGGACGGAGCCGGCCACGAATTCTCGACATCGCGTCCGAATCTCCTTGGGCGTCAAGTGCGGGGTTAATTCTGGCCCTCCGGCGACAATTTCAGGGGATTGGTACGAAAGGTCCGCTGGTTCGCATTCCGGCGTCGGCCTGGTATAGAACCGGCCCGACTTCCCCGTGCCGTCCTCG
The Streptomyces lunaelactis genome window above contains:
- a CDS encoding YciI family protein codes for the protein MAKYLLLKHYRGAPACVNDVPMDQWTPEEISAHMQYMHDFAARLEGTGEFVDGQALAPEGTFVRYDGEGRPPVTDGPFAETKDLIAGWMVIDVDSYERAVELAGELSAAPGAGGKPIHEWLELRPFLAAPPTITE
- a CDS encoding RNA polymerase sigma factor, coding for MNEVLLRSLTPSVLGILVRRGADFAAAEDAVQDALVEAVRVWPADPPRDPKGWLVTVAWRRFLDATRADAARRRREDLVDEEPAPGPAPAVEDTLQLYFLCAHPSLTPSSAVALTLRAVGGLTTRQIAQAYLVPEATMAQRISRAKRTVSGVRFDQPGDVATVLRVLYLVFNEGYSGDVDLAAEAIRLTRQLTAAIDHPEVAGLLALMLLHHARRAARTAPDGSLVPLAEQDRGRWDTESIAEGVEILQAALARDRLGEFQAQAAIAALHADAPTAEETDWVQIVEWYDELARLTDSPVVRLNRAVAVGEADGPRAGLAALMALDDSLPRHAAVAAYLHERDGDLATAARLYAEAAQKAPNLAERDHLTRQAARLNARRCR